A genomic region of Melanotaenia boesemani isolate fMelBoe1 chromosome 21, fMelBoe1.pri, whole genome shotgun sequence contains the following coding sequences:
- the LOC121631953 gene encoding neurogenic differentiation factor 2-like has translation MLSRLFSEVLPDVQRLAADWVEDNESQECKANEHESCHLGEDELDEPQEGSSRAESEMAGDDDEDDDAEEEECGDENDSDKPKKRGPKKRKMTAARVERSKVRRIKANARERTRMHDLNSALDNLRKVVPCYSKTQKLSKIETLRLAKNYILALGEILRNGKRPDVVTYVQMLCKGLSQPTTNLVAGCLQLNTRNFLTEQCTDGARFHMPSSPFSVHPYPYRCSRLSSPHYQPGTGALNLRSHSYSSGYEATYPPGGTSPDYSSPDYEGQHSPPVCLNGGVSGRQQESSEIDRNYHYSMHYSGLTTSRPSHSLSFGPSGARSGAHSENIPPFHDGHLHHDRAPPYEDLNAFFHN, from the coding sequence ATGTTGAGCCGTCTGTTCAGCGAGGTGCTGCCGGACGTCCAGAGGCTTGCGGCTGACTGGGTGGAGGACAATGAAAGCCAGGAATGCAAGGCCAACGAGCACGAGTCCTGTCACCTCGGTGAGGATGAGCTGGACGAGCCACAGGAAGGCAGCAGTCGAGCTGAGTCCGAAATGGCCGGTGACGacgatgaggatgatgatgccGAGGAAGAGGAGTGCGGGGATGAGAACGACTCAGACAAACCCAAGAAACGTGGTCCAAAGAAACGTAAGATGACGGCGGCCCGTGTTGAGCGCTCCAAGGTGCGTCGAATAAAGGCAAACGCACGGGAGCGCACACGCATGCACGACTTAAATTCTGCGCTGGACAACCTGCGCAAAGTGGTACCGTGTTATTCCAAAACTCAGAAACTCTCTAAGATAGAGACACTGAGGCTGGCTAAGAATTATATATTAGCCCTTGGGGAGATTTTACGCAACGGAAAGCGTCCAGATGTGGTGACCTACGTGCAGATGTTGTGTAAAGGGCTGTCCCAGCCCACTACCAATCTGGTGGCAGGATGCCTGCAGCTCAACACCAGGAACTTCCTGACTGAGCAGTGCACAGACGGAGCCCGCTTCCACATGCCCAGCTCTCCTTTCTCGGTTCATCCCTACCCCTACCGATGTTCCCGCCTATCCAGTCCTCATTACCAGCCCGGAACCGGTGCGCTCAACCTACGAAGCCACTCCTACAGTTCCGGGTATGAAGCCACTTACCCGCCGGGTGGGACGTCCCCTGACTACAGTAGTCCGGACTACGAAGGCCAGCACAGCCCACCCGTGTGCCTGAACGGCGGGGTTTCTGGGAGGCAACAAGAGTCTTCTGAGATAGACAGGAACTATCATTACTCTATGCATTACTCCGGACTGACTACATCTCGACCCAGTCACAGTCTATCTTTTGGCCCCTCGGGAGCGCGCAGTGGTGCACACTCAGAAAACATTCCACCTTTCCATGATGGGCACTTGCACCATGACAGGGCGCCACCATATGAGGATCTCAATGCTTTTTTCCACAATTGA